In Novipirellula caenicola, a genomic segment contains:
- a CDS encoding four helix bundle protein gives MSYEDLDVWKRSARLSVTLYQETKELRDFGFRDQLTRSGLSVPSNIAEGYERDSDKEIARFLTIAKGSAGEMRTQILIGIEAGYLDKATAKRWAEEAKQLGKMLAALIQRHKRKSG, from the coding sequence ATGTCCTACGAAGACCTCGATGTTTGGAAGCGATCAGCGCGTCTTTCGGTCACGCTCTATCAAGAGACGAAAGAGCTACGAGACTTTGGATTTCGGGACCAATTGACACGCAGTGGGTTGTCGGTGCCATCGAACATCGCCGAGGGCTACGAGCGAGACAGCGACAAAGAGATCGCTCGATTTCTGACGATTGCAAAAGGCTCCGCCGGTGAGATGCGGACCCAGATTTTGATCGGCATCGAAGCGGGCTATCTCGACAAAGCGACCGCGAAGCGGTGGGCCGAGGAAGCGAAGCAGCTCGGAAAAATGCTCGCCGCTCTAATCCAAAGGCATAAACGAAAGAGCGGCTAG
- a CDS encoding glycosyltransferase: MDVGFLTRSTSRDAGGIFEVECALARELSQRGCSVRAFGAHDGQSNSDAKSWEPVKPCTFPYYGDNSYRYSPQLKRAFMVESFEICHLHSLWSFTSSIASKWANETGQPLLVSPNGMLDPWALKNSAWKKKLISALIEKKMLSRAACLQANTNKDVADYRNFGLTNPIATIPNGVYVPELGELPPLQERFCLSERKRVVYLGRIHRKKGLANMIHAWSRSRDDAEAYGWQFVIAGRDEGGHLSELKQICREHDLRVGEGLVDEQAEVLFNGPTYGKEKFDLLTQTHLFVLPSFSEGLPMAVLEAWAHQTPVMMTPECNLGIGFEVGAAVSIAPNPESIQEGLRSVFNRSSDELSTMGRFGYDLVNSQFVWASVAQQMHKLYEWMLGGGACPDFVTLDA; this comes from the coding sequence ATGGATGTTGGCTTTCTTACGCGGTCCACGTCGCGTGATGCGGGAGGGATTTTCGAAGTTGAATGTGCGCTTGCTAGAGAGTTGTCTCAACGCGGTTGTTCGGTCAGAGCATTCGGCGCGCATGATGGCCAGTCGAATTCGGATGCTAAGAGTTGGGAACCGGTCAAACCGTGTACATTCCCGTATTACGGTGACAACTCATATCGCTATTCACCTCAACTCAAACGCGCATTTATGGTAGAAAGCTTTGAAATTTGCCATCTCCATTCGCTCTGGAGCTTCACATCATCTATCGCTTCGAAATGGGCAAACGAAACGGGACAACCGCTCTTGGTCTCACCGAACGGAATGTTGGACCCTTGGGCATTGAAGAATTCAGCGTGGAAGAAAAAGCTAATCTCGGCATTAATTGAAAAGAAAATGCTCTCCCGTGCTGCATGCTTACAGGCTAATACGAATAAGGATGTCGCAGACTATCGCAACTTTGGTCTGACAAATCCCATTGCCACAATTCCAAATGGAGTGTACGTGCCGGAGCTTGGAGAGTTGCCACCTCTCCAAGAGCGTTTTTGTTTATCTGAACGAAAAAGAGTTGTGTATCTGGGCCGTATCCATCGCAAAAAAGGGCTTGCCAATATGATCCATGCGTGGAGTCGATCTCGAGACGATGCAGAGGCTTATGGATGGCAGTTCGTTATAGCAGGACGAGATGAAGGTGGGCACTTATCTGAGCTGAAACAAATCTGCCGTGAGCATGACTTACGGGTTGGCGAGGGTTTGGTCGATGAACAAGCGGAAGTATTGTTCAATGGGCCGACTTACGGCAAGGAAAAATTCGATTTATTGACTCAAACGCACCTTTTCGTGTTGCCAAGTTTTTCCGAAGGATTACCAATGGCTGTCCTGGAGGCATGGGCCCACCAGACTCCCGTTATGATGACTCCAGAATGCAACCTTGGAATAGGCTTTGAAGTAGGCGCGGCTGTTTCTATAGCACCCAACCCAGAGAGCATTCAGGAAGGGCTACGTTCTGTCTTCAACCGTAGCTCCGATGAATTATCTACAATGGGGCGATTTGGTTATGACCTCGTTAATTCGCAATTTGTCTGGGCCTCCGTGGCTCAACAAATGCATAAACTTTACGAATGGATGCTTGGCGGTGGTGCTTGTCCGGACTTTGTGACTTTGGATGCCTAA
- a CDS encoding polysaccharide biosynthesis tyrosine autokinase: MKLASDRGLSYSKAPPITAADRSLMGPAGNSSAGGDSQDMLAALWRYRWAVLLPAIAGAVCGFLVYQRTPETFKASTRLMVESDRPAIMDTMTGDVIGGVPSIEILKSQLFSDRVVKMAFDDEQLAPFRDRFGDDSRAFLGTAYESLSIMSEITDIRASQSLVAELSFEHTDPELCQASVKAFSDALQTFFNEKQKSSRDELLRLITVAIDQLHPKMSELESQYREFRRDAPLAWNSEGEAINPHRERQLFLVGQRSELVEKMRQKATELSAVKAIASDSNDPLVALNIIGQLLDVKITLPDSATALAKNLRDGDAQLAELELDQQLIPLMIERNKMANEFGASHPTVKQLDTELDMMKSELRRIVLEQTERILELRKENEVEVINPAEKAKEAISTVVVAGEAELQLLKDQIAEVDQQIADEKAASITIAKFEQDNAGMLRELERNRELMNQLEEQMARVSLTEEEGGTKVNELTAPSAAYRVGPSLVKTLGIGTFLGLALGAGLALLLEKNANTFRDPDEIAELLGVPVLTHVPFFKGRIRRPAKGEINPFKDLDPGIVVLHQPASVAAESIRSCRTSIFFELANVEGGKVLQITSPLPGDGKSTVAENLACSIAQSGKRVLVVDCDLRRPQITDNFNMQDKSGLTNILNGDCEPSDACHQTPLSTLHMMPSGPIPANPAEALTLPEMGELIDLLREEYDYVILDTPPLLVVTDPSITAGMADGVVMALRVRRKSKPNAKESVNILRSVGANLFGMVINNSDESGSSDGYKGYGYYRYGRYTNRYYRRKGNDDARSEAAKMAKPVVVGGRGLAGMQKAKKAEVVRAGDVGSEEG, encoded by the coding sequence ATGAAGTTAGCTTCTGATCGCGGACTTTCGTACAGCAAGGCGCCTCCGATTACCGCCGCGGATCGCAGTTTGATGGGGCCTGCGGGAAACTCTTCCGCTGGCGGCGATTCGCAAGACATGCTGGCGGCATTGTGGCGGTACCGCTGGGCGGTACTGCTGCCGGCGATCGCTGGTGCGGTCTGTGGTTTTTTGGTCTACCAACGGACGCCGGAGACGTTTAAGGCATCGACGCGATTGATGGTCGAATCGGATCGTCCGGCGATCATGGACACCATGACGGGCGATGTCATCGGTGGCGTGCCCAGTATCGAAATTCTGAAATCACAATTGTTCAGCGATCGCGTCGTCAAAATGGCGTTTGACGACGAGCAATTGGCCCCGTTTCGCGATCGTTTTGGCGATGACTCGCGCGCGTTTCTTGGAACCGCTTATGAATCTCTTTCGATCATGTCCGAGATTACGGATATTCGCGCATCGCAGTCGCTGGTCGCGGAGCTGAGTTTCGAACATACCGATCCAGAACTTTGCCAGGCAAGCGTGAAGGCGTTTAGCGACGCGTTGCAAACCTTCTTTAACGAAAAACAAAAGAGTTCGCGTGATGAATTGTTGCGTTTGATCACAGTCGCGATCGACCAATTACACCCGAAGATGAGCGAACTGGAATCACAGTACCGCGAATTTCGCCGTGACGCGCCGCTGGCGTGGAACAGCGAGGGCGAGGCGATCAATCCGCATCGGGAACGACAATTGTTTCTAGTCGGCCAACGCAGCGAACTGGTCGAAAAGATGCGTCAAAAGGCGACGGAATTGTCGGCGGTCAAGGCGATCGCGAGTGACTCGAACGATCCGCTGGTCGCACTGAACATCATCGGCCAGTTGTTGGACGTCAAAATCACGCTGCCTGACAGTGCGACGGCGCTTGCTAAAAACCTTCGTGACGGTGATGCGCAACTGGCGGAATTGGAACTGGATCAACAATTGATCCCGCTGATGATCGAGCGGAATAAGATGGCCAATGAATTCGGCGCAAGCCATCCGACAGTCAAACAGCTCGATACCGAGCTGGACATGATGAAAAGCGAATTGCGACGGATTGTACTGGAGCAAACCGAACGGATTCTCGAGCTTCGCAAAGAAAACGAAGTTGAAGTGATCAATCCGGCAGAGAAGGCCAAAGAAGCAATTTCGACGGTGGTGGTCGCGGGCGAGGCGGAGTTGCAATTATTGAAGGATCAAATCGCCGAGGTGGATCAACAGATTGCCGATGAAAAGGCGGCGTCGATCACGATTGCCAAATTCGAACAAGACAACGCGGGGATGTTGCGTGAATTGGAACGCAACCGCGAACTAATGAACCAATTGGAAGAGCAGATGGCTCGCGTCAGTTTGACCGAGGAAGAGGGAGGCACGAAGGTCAATGAGTTGACGGCACCTTCGGCCGCCTATCGCGTTGGGCCGAGTCTTGTCAAGACGCTTGGAATCGGCACGTTCTTGGGATTGGCATTGGGTGCCGGATTGGCACTACTATTAGAGAAAAACGCCAACACGTTCCGCGATCCCGACGAGATTGCCGAACTGTTGGGCGTACCCGTGCTGACTCACGTTCCCTTTTTCAAGGGACGAATTCGTCGTCCGGCCAAAGGTGAAATCAATCCGTTCAAGGATTTGGATCCGGGAATCGTGGTGCTGCATCAACCGGCCTCGGTGGCGGCCGAGTCGATTCGATCATGTCGAACGTCGATCTTTTTCGAATTGGCCAATGTCGAAGGGGGCAAGGTATTGCAGATCACCAGCCCGTTGCCAGGGGACGGTAAAAGTACCGTGGCCGAGAATTTGGCTTGCTCGATCGCCCAGAGTGGCAAACGAGTTTTGGTCGTTGATTGTGACCTTCGCCGACCGCAAATCACCGACAACTTTAACATGCAAGATAAATCGGGTTTGACCAACATCTTGAACGGCGATTGCGAGCCAAGCGACGCATGTCATCAAACGCCTCTCAGCACGCTGCACATGATGCCCAGTGGTCCAATCCCGGCGAACCCTGCCGAAGCATTGACGCTGCCGGAAATGGGCGAACTGATCGACTTGCTCCGTGAAGAGTACGACTATGTGATCTTGGACACGCCGCCGCTGTTGGTGGTGACCGATCCGAGTATCACAGCGGGGATGGCCGACGGCGTGGTGATGGCACTGCGAGTCCGCCGCAAGAGCAAGCCAAATGCGAAGGAGTCGGTCAATATTTTGCGAAGTGTCGGTGCAAACTTGTTCGGCATGGTCATCAACAACTCGGACGAATCGGGTTCAAGCGACGGCTACAAGGGGTACGGCTACTATCGCTATGGCCGGTACACCAATCGTTACTACCGGCGAAAAGGTAACGATGACGCACGCAGCGAAGCAGCCAAGATGGCGAAGCCCGTCGTGGTTGGCGGTCGCGGGTTAGCAGGAATGCAAAAGGCGAAGAAGGCGGAAGTGGTGAGAGCAGGGGATGTTGGGAGTGAGGAAGGCTAG
- a CDS encoding NAD-dependent epimerase/dehydratase family protein → MISVREPRRVVVLGAGGFLGSAMAEHLAKAGHYVTSYCRQPTSFAASFNNVTTVTADLRDTWILADVIANADVVYHFASATHPSLFYSNPSSEYWEALQPLLVLMETAARVGVKKIVFPSSGGTIYADSDLPRNESSPTDPRSPYAVFKLTAEQLLHHSARMGQFSVDIFRIGNPYGPGQPTRPGQGVLPHWINAIQNGKPIKVFGDGTAERDYVFVDDLCRLMSLSLDRLNESETFNLGTGVATSLSKLLHHIQSMIEVPIEVQYLARRSSDIQSIALAPDRLLSQIPAFRFTPLAEGVKRTLQYHKLI, encoded by the coding sequence ATGATCAGCGTCCGCGAACCACGGAGAGTAGTTGTATTAGGGGCGGGTGGGTTTCTTGGATCGGCGATGGCTGAACACTTAGCCAAGGCGGGACACTATGTCACCTCTTATTGCCGCCAGCCCACTTCCTTCGCAGCAAGTTTCAATAACGTCACGACCGTCACTGCAGATTTGCGAGACACGTGGATCCTGGCGGACGTAATTGCTAACGCCGACGTTGTCTATCATTTTGCCTCCGCAACGCACCCGAGCCTATTTTATTCAAATCCATCTTCGGAATACTGGGAAGCTCTTCAGCCTCTGCTGGTGCTGATGGAAACAGCTGCACGCGTGGGCGTAAAGAAGATTGTTTTTCCTTCGTCCGGTGGAACAATTTATGCTGACAGTGATTTGCCGCGTAATGAAAGTTCGCCAACCGACCCAAGGTCACCCTACGCGGTTTTCAAACTCACCGCCGAACAGTTGCTTCATCACTCCGCTCGAATGGGACAATTCTCTGTAGATATTTTTCGGATTGGCAATCCGTATGGTCCTGGCCAACCAACTCGCCCAGGACAGGGGGTTTTACCACACTGGATCAATGCGATTCAAAACGGAAAACCGATCAAAGTGTTTGGTGATGGCACGGCCGAACGGGACTACGTGTTTGTTGACGACCTATGTAGATTAATGTCGCTATCATTGGATCGGTTGAATGAGAGTGAAACGTTTAACCTCGGGACTGGCGTCGCAACATCGTTGAGCAAGTTACTTCATCACATACAATCAATGATTGAGGTGCCAATCGAAGTGCAATACTTAGCTAGACGTTCAAGTGACATCCAGTCGATAGCTCTAGCTCCCGATCGCTTGCTTTCTCAGATCCCTGCGTTTCGTTTCACTCCCTTGGCTGAGGGAGTGAAACGGACGCTTCAATATCATAAGCTGATTTAA
- a CDS encoding WcaF family extracellular polysaccharide biosynthesis acetyltransferase, producing MNKLKLKNFSAGLDRGASLRFEWCWFFIRAAFFLVPIPLPSRIRVIWLRYFGAKIGQGVIIRSGVNISFPWRLSVGDHVWIGEDVSILSLAPVTIESNCCISQRAFLCTGSHRFDKPGFDLVTKPIVIKESSWVAAQVFVAPGVTIGPNSMCVAGSVVLKDVAPNTTVIGNPATEKKLEARS from the coding sequence TTGAATAAACTTAAACTGAAAAACTTTAGTGCCGGGCTTGACCGGGGGGCTTCACTCCGTTTTGAATGGTGTTGGTTTTTCATTCGCGCGGCGTTTTTCTTGGTGCCAATTCCGCTGCCATCGCGTATTCGCGTTATTTGGCTGAGGTACTTTGGGGCAAAAATTGGTCAAGGCGTTATAATCCGTAGCGGGGTCAACATTTCGTTTCCGTGGCGACTTAGCGTCGGCGACCACGTCTGGATTGGTGAGGACGTTTCGATCCTGTCGCTGGCCCCTGTGACCATCGAATCAAACTGCTGTATCTCGCAACGTGCATTTCTCTGCACGGGATCGCATCGCTTTGACAAACCGGGATTTGATTTGGTGACTAAGCCGATTGTGATCAAGGAGAGCTCATGGGTCGCGGCGCAAGTTTTTGTTGCTCCAGGGGTCACCATTGGCCCCAACAGCATGTGTGTCGCTGGAAGTGTGGTGCTAAAAGATGTTGCGCCGAATACTACCGTGATTGGGAATCCGGCAACGGAAAAGAAGCTAGAAGCTAGAAGCTAG
- the rfbA gene encoding glucose-1-phosphate thymidylyltransferase RfbA has product MKGIILAGGSGSRLAPLTTAISKQLLPVYDKPMIYYPLSTLMLAGIQDILIISTPQHMPLFQALLGDGNQWGLRLQYKIQPNPGGLAQAFTLGEEFIDGSACCLTLGDNLFYGQGLIKLLQRSAKLDKGARVFAYEVRDPSSYGVVSFDADGKAMTMEEKPKRPKSNFAVPGLYFYDSRVCEFARSLKPSVRGEVEITDLNRIYLTEGTLNVEMFGRGTAWLDTGTHDGLHDASSFVGAIEKRTGLKVSCPEEIAHRQGWMTTEQLAEQAAKFKNSEYGDYLLRLTKQPVKHS; this is encoded by the coding sequence ATGAAAGGAATTATCCTTGCGGGGGGAAGTGGAAGTAGACTTGCTCCGTTGACGACCGCCATCAGCAAACAGTTGTTGCCGGTTTATGACAAACCAATGATCTACTACCCACTATCTACATTGATGCTTGCGGGCATTCAAGACATTTTGATCATATCAACACCTCAACACATGCCGCTGTTTCAAGCACTGCTTGGTGATGGCAACCAGTGGGGACTGCGACTACAGTACAAGATCCAACCGAATCCCGGTGGCTTGGCTCAGGCGTTTACGCTTGGTGAAGAGTTTATTGACGGATCGGCATGCTGCCTAACGCTGGGTGACAACCTATTTTACGGCCAAGGACTGATCAAACTGTTGCAGAGGTCCGCAAAACTCGACAAGGGTGCAAGAGTGTTTGCATACGAAGTGCGTGATCCGTCATCGTACGGGGTTGTCTCATTCGATGCAGACGGTAAAGCAATGACCATGGAGGAAAAACCCAAACGTCCGAAGTCGAACTTTGCCGTGCCTGGCTTGTACTTTTACGATTCTAGAGTTTGTGAATTTGCAAGGTCGTTAAAGCCCTCGGTGCGAGGCGAGGTCGAAATCACCGATTTGAATCGTATTTACCTGACTGAAGGCACACTGAATGTTGAAATGTTTGGTCGAGGAACAGCATGGCTGGACACGGGGACTCACGACGGCTTACATGACGCGAGCAGTTTTGTCGGGGCGATCGAAAAGCGAACTGGCTTAAAGGTGTCATGCCCAGAGGAAATTGCTCACAGGCAAGGTTGGATGACGACTGAACAATTGGCCGAACAAGCAGCCAAGTTCAAGAATAGTGAATATGGTGATTATTTGCTGCGTTTGACAAAGCAACCGGTGAAACACTCATGA
- a CDS encoding glycosyltransferase family 2 protein, with the protein MKISVITAVYNRAATLGDAIDSVLAQQNVELEYIVVDGNSTDATPEIVQRYGERITRSIREPDAGIYDALNKGIVAATGDVIGFLHADDWLADAQTLRRVAEALSEDSVDGVYGDLVYVDGVDPSLQRRYWRAGAYDVNRFRRGWMPPHPTVYLRRRCYEQFGNFDLNIKTAADYELLVRMMVKHKIRMQYIPEVMVKMRVGGASNASLKNRLAANRDDQRAWAMNGLTPPWGLRLTKPLSKLPQFFSAKSRN; encoded by the coding sequence ATGAAAATCTCGGTCATTACGGCGGTCTATAATCGCGCGGCGACGCTGGGGGATGCGATCGATTCGGTGCTGGCTCAGCAAAACGTTGAGCTGGAGTACATCGTTGTCGATGGCAACTCGACCGATGCGACACCGGAAATTGTCCAGCGGTATGGCGAGCGAATCACTCGCTCGATTCGCGAACCGGACGCGGGTATCTATGACGCACTGAACAAGGGCATCGTGGCAGCCACCGGCGACGTGATCGGGTTTCTGCACGCCGATGACTGGTTGGCTGATGCCCAAACACTGCGACGGGTTGCGGAGGCTCTGTCCGAGGATTCGGTCGATGGTGTCTACGGCGACTTGGTCTACGTCGACGGTGTGGATCCGTCGCTGCAGCGGCGGTATTGGCGGGCGGGTGCGTACGATGTGAATCGCTTTCGCCGTGGCTGGATGCCGCCTCATCCGACCGTTTACTTGCGTCGCCGCTGTTACGAGCAGTTCGGTAATTTTGATCTGAACATCAAGACGGCGGCTGACTATGAGCTGCTGGTGCGGATGATGGTCAAACACAAAATCCGCATGCAGTACATCCCTGAAGTGATGGTCAAGATGCGTGTCGGCGGCGCCAGTAACGCATCGCTAAAAAACCGACTGGCGGCCAACCGCGATGACCAACGCGCCTGGGCAATGAACGGGCTAACGCCCCCGTGGGGACTGCGATTGACCAAGCCGCTGTCGAAGCTGCCGCAGTTTTTCTCGGCGAAGTCGAGAAATTAG